The nucleotide sequence CAAATCGCGCTCGCTCCTTTAATATACACTCGGCGACAGGAATTTTAGgaaaaaaagtttatttgaaGACAACAACAACGGCGACAACATGCAACAAGCTATTTTACAAATTCGaaggttatttttttattttctcaGATTTCGCATCTTACCTTTTATCTGGTTTTCATAATAATCACACAAAATTGTAAAGATATAATTGTTTTAGGCACCTAATTTGGAAAAAACGCACCAATCGTTCTGTAAACCGGTGCTTTTATGGTGgtttgtgatattttttcttttgtCGGATGTGGAGTGAAATATCTATTCACGGACAGACAGATACTCTTCTGTTCGTGCGTTTGTGCTGCCAGACCAAAGGTGGTAAGAGACAGCAGGTGACTTGGAATGGTATTGACATATTTTTCTGATGTTCTGCGTCTTATCTTCAGCTCTTACATTATGTATCTACAGTCTCTTGACTAAAGGATTGTCGGAACCAGTTGGCCTTTCATATCCATAGAGCATCAGAAATTTTCTATTTCAGGTTGACGTTGTCCCTCACAACACAGGTAAATCTCCAAGCCCGACATCTTCACACCCAAAATGGACCGTTGGCATTTAGAACATCAGCTGTGCTAGGGTGAGTAACTCggatgaatttttaaaattttatgtTCAGTTTTTATTTTTGATCCCATTGCATCTCTTCTAAGCCTGGCCCTGGGATAAGCCCCACCCATTTCATTTTGGTAGTACATCAGATGAATATTTTCAACTAAATTTTAGCGGTGAGccaatgaagaaaagaaagaaacaagatCCGATGATTGCCATTCAGcgggagaagaagaaggagcgAAAGCTAGAAAAGGCCATCAAACGTCTCGAGAAATTCGGAAGAAAACTGAAGCCGATTGAGGAGATTGCTGGTGACACTAAGTTACGGAAAGAGGCAAAGTAGGTGTCTTGAGTATACTGTAAAACTTACCCGCAAAATTTCTGTGCCTGTTTATGTTTGAAATTGCGAAAATTTCTCCGAAATAAAAATTGTCAGAATTTCTTTTTTGTCGATTACAGAATTTCAGACTCTCGGAGAATGATATGTAAGCATTATGCTATCTGAAATCCGAAACCCATGTCCAAATGGCCTAGCAACTCTTATAGcggaaattaatttttttatagttCAGCTTTAGCGTGATGCTATATGTGCCTGTGGATAGTGTCTAggaggggtattatcctccagGACACTTACAATTGGTCTTGACATGCGGTCTTGTGAGTTACCTGTCTAAAAACCAATGACTCTGCCATCCTGCTCTCTTGGAAATAGCTCTTGGCTGGTTTTACTATTTCAAAAACTGTTGGTTCTTTTCAGTATTCGCAGGAGAGATGGTCCAGTTCTTACATTTGAGGAGGCAGAAGAGCGAGCGTTAGTAGAAAAGGATTGGTGCCGGTATAAGGTACAGATGTATAGAGACCAGTGCTGGACGATAGCGAAGACCCAGGCAGCGCAGGAGAGAGCACTAGACGAACTACGGAAGGAGTCGGAGGAGTTATATCAAAAGGCTATTCAGGTTAGTGCCGACACCTTCTTCAAGGTCTTCATGCTTCTGGCATTTTTTCCTGCCACTCTATTTTTGCCAGGACACCGCCTAAATGACTGCCTATCATCTGCAAACTTACTGCCATCCTGACTCTCAAGTGTTTGCATCACCCGGCCACTATTGAGAGTGATTTAGTGATCTCATAACATTGCAGGTCAAGATGACTCGCTGCAGGTGTTTGCTGATGACCAGACTGATTACAGAAAACGTTTAACGACTGCAACACTGGTCCGTCTGGTGAATGGACTGCATCTCatcatcaagaattgataaagactagtctttattgggTTTTAGCTGGTCTGTGAATGGTGAAATCTGTAAACAAACAGAAGGAGGGCTCGTTAACACTTCACAGACCAGCCCGAACCCCTTCTCAGCATTAAAGATTCAGTGTCCTTCTGTCAGGGCCTGAATTCTTGGTAGTCAATTTTGTCTCATCTCAGTACTCTTTTTTTCAGATTGATTCGAAATTGATACCATTTAAAAAGTCCGGACCCGTTGACACGCCTCCAATTAAGGACTATGACTGTCCTGATGGAGATTATACAGATACGACAAAAACTTACTGAGACAGTATTCAAATAGAACGCGACAAAAGAGTGAGTGGATTCAAATGGATCATGTTTTTATCTTGCATGAGGATTCTCAATCTTGAGGAGGATACATTGTTTCTTCAGCGCATCTGCTCTGTCGAGTTCACTCTCCAAGCAGATCCtcggatattctctctgccaacacagactACCACTACACCAAGTGATCACAGGTAGTTGAAAATACCAGAATCATCAAATTAGCAATTGATAAGACCCCAATCACCACACAGCCTACAGCCAATACAGACACTAGTAATATGTGTATTTTCTGTTAATAGGTTATGTATTTCATTTAATTTGGAATGGATAGATCGCTATGATTCTGGTATTTTCACGGGCCTGTGATCTACTCCAGGAAAGTGGGTGGAGATGGAGATTGTTGTGCCTATTGAAGGGGGCCGATCAAAAACTCAGAGTACGAATACAAGCATGCTCTGCACATGAAATTGGGAGTGTCCCAACTGGGAAGTCATGCCAGGAGACTACTGTACTGTAAACTGCTAATTTTGCGTTGGGTTTAATTTTCACGATTTGTGAAAGTCGTTTGTTAGGTGTGTACGTCATTTATGGACGGCCCCTAAGCTAAATAAATAAGGTCGTTGAGTACATCCAGCCTTGTCAATGCATATAATAAAACATCAAGTTTTAGTTTGTATGATATAGTTTATTCTCAAGTAAATGGATATGTATAACATGaaatttcaattacatgtattgcgaTATACTGTATTGCAAtgttccccccccccacacacacacacgcacaggGCATCAAGAATGGTGCTGTCCCAACCAGGATGAGAAAATTATGTATGCTTCTGAGGGGTATGGGTGTACATAATATTAGGTTCAattgcatatatatatatacaatgtatatctcTATACAGTGTGTAGATGCCTTGTACCATTTGGGGACTGAATGTTTGTACATGAACATGAGTACAAAGGAAGGGGTCTTCATGCCAGTCTACTGTTGTTGTGTGTATATCCATCTTTCAAAGAGGAGGAGACtgtaggattgacattcactgcagGTAAGTCGGCATGGGGGGGGTCTTACATTGTGTACAGGATGAATCTATTTGATCAGGGGTCCAGATTTGTGCGAGATGGGCCGCTATAACCGTCTGTGCAGATATTGTCAATGAAACCTTTCTCTCATACTTAGACCAATAAGATtgacttgaaatttgttttgacCAGAAATCAACTTGGCCCTTCCTCAAGGTGGCTCTTTTGTCACTATCAGGCTTCTCAATTAAATCATTTTGGAAACACCCTGTTATCCTTGATAATTTAGGCTGACTTCATGGCGTTTGCAAAATGTGGGTGATTTCAAAATGAGTATTTTGGCAGCCCATCCATTGTCATTAGAAATTGCATCAATTCAACACTCTGCTCCTCTTGTGGTCATGTTTGTTTTTAGCACCATTACGCGACAGCAGCATATAAGTCCTTTAAAGCTGCATCGTCAATGACATCAGTGGCTAATGGAATCGTGTCTGAAAGTAAAGACAACATTTAAAGAGTTATGCCGCTCGTCAACACTGGTGTCTCAGGAACTGTTGTTCAGTACTCATGGTATTGATAGTATTTATATGTCCACAGAACTGAAatgctgaaattaattttggaCCCTCACAATGCCGAATTGATGGTTGTGAGACTACCTTCCAAGGACAAACATTCATGCTACACCATACCTACCATTTTCATTGTTCTTTACTTGGacactagatggcagcacattaCGTTTGGGTATATCTGAAAGTGGTTTCTTCTCGTCAACGCCTATGACAAGGGCCTTGGTGTTAGTTCTTTTACCATTCACCTGAAAGTATATAAAAATACGtggaaatatatttatttggaCTGTGCGTTGACCTGCTGGGACAAATGGCTGTTCGTCCTCTTCTTTCCATTACCACAGATAAATGTGCCTCTCATGTGTCTTCATGACATCATGAGTTTTTGTCCCCTAAAAATCCAcaacttttcaaaatgtttaagaATGCCTTTCCAGGGAAATATTTTGATGGGACAAAGCATCCTGAGGAAGTCGGGGGAAAAACAGGTGCAGGGCTGGAAGGACAAACTGACAGGCATAGTTCCAACATTGACCACCAGCTGTCACTGCAGTTGTTCCAGGCCAAAGCGGAGGAATGTCAATGTCCTAGGGTTATCTTCACCCTGTTTATTTATCACCTACTCAACTAGTTTATGACTTCAATTCTTTATCACTATGTACAGGCCCACTCACCACACTAGATTCTTGGGAAAGAGGTGACACAATTACAAGTCtataaaatatgaaaatccatTAACATTATATTCTTGATTTACCATAATAAATTCCAATGGCTTAGTTTGTTCATACAGCAAAGTAGGAAGGGGAGACTGGCTGGCCTCCTCATCCCCCGCCTtatagccctggtaggcaacaaGTCCAGGAGAAAAGCCCATCAATTTgatcccggtgtaatgtttttgagtgtttctgtttttgagtatttcccctcattgtttgggaacgctcaaaaatagattgacaagtttttctgtgtatcccccctattgaaaagtcgtggtctctctagctgcctattgtttggaaacactgacacatgggaaacaaccacagatgttacaccggcagaGTTCATACCTATAGTTCCCTTATATAAAATAAAGGTTTCGTTTTGTAAAAACGAAAATAAAGGTTTCCAAAATAAAGGTTTCGTTTTGTATATGACTAACAACAGTGACCCGAAATAATCTTATCTAAATATTTGACTTTCACATGTCTCAGTTTCGTTCTGATCTTGTGTCTATGTAAAATAACAGAATGGCTGGCACGTGAAACGTCCTGTAACACTAAAGATTTTACACTACAAGGGCCCTCACACAAAATATATCACAGCTATGTGTGCCACTATTTTCTTCGAACAGGTTGTAGCTCTTGGTAGCAATTCCCGGGCTGTTGAGTATGAGGCACGTTACTTTCAACCAGAACTGCAGTTGGCAGCAATGACAGGCCAATCAAAGATCACTTGACCCAATTAGATTAAATTACTCAGATGTGACAGAAGACATGACCCATCCTCATATTTTTCTGCCCCAAACTTCTAGGTCTATTTCAAGGATTTGCGCAAATAGGACTGACCCTGATCTGatacagagtctttcaatgtATTGAAATAACTCTCAATGAACGCAGTGGCCTTTGCGTTCATCATTGCGACCGTCCACAGAATGTGGTCTCCTCACAAAATTACTCTGCAAGAATCAACAAGGCATGATAAATGAGATAGGATATATCTGTAATTAATGCCTGCCCTCAATAACTGGTGTTGTTTAATCACCCTGGATTGGATGAGTAATCAAGAGTTCAGTGTGAACTGGGCTTAAAACGAGGGCATGCTCACTTTGTTTACATACTTTGATGACCTCGCTCACCCTTGGTTATTCAGTTGCTTTCTCGGCCTTCTCAGCCAATCTAAGATGGCTGCCAAgcggccatattgaaatatTTCGGATCGCGCTCAAACTGAAAGTCGCTTGGTTATTCAGGCAATGGAATGGCATGCTCTTTATCAGTATTAGAATGGAACCTTCTTGGTAGAATATGTAAATTCGAAAGTGAAACCCCAACCGATTCTCATGTAAATGTAAAGTAGGAGCATTCCCATCCAGCCTTCCGAGCCCGGCTTCGGAGTAAACGGCTGGCCCGGGGTAAAACAGGGCTAATGGATCATTTACTTCAGTATTAATCACCCATCATGTGACCAAGAGCAGCGAATAATATCTTTATCGTTATTTCAGTCTTCGTTGCGACTATTTTAGCTTCATCAGCAGATCAATTAGAAGCTTGATTAAGCGTTTCTAATTAGTAGACGTTCAATGGAATGAGAGTGACCCGCAGTCTTGTAAGATTGAAAAGCAATGCACCTCATCCTgggattcaggtttttgatactcctggTCTCATTCAACTATAGGCTTAACGATACATACGTTCCACTGGCCAAAGACGCTGCAATTTTGACCTGAAGAGATGGATGATTTTGGGCTgtagtacactccggacgcagtggactggcctcgtccCGTCGCCATGAGaagagacgatcaggatgacgcaATCTCCCGAGAGTCCAGACTGTAGATGCCACGCCCACCTTTAAGAAGCTATTGTTGGTATATTGGGGCAGACATtgggtacactccggacgcagtggatagGCCTCGTCCATACACATTCTCCACTTAGGAAGACTTATGCTCAGGATGACGGTGGGCTGCATCGGGAGTCTATAGCTGACATTGTgcaacaagtaggcctactattctAATCATAAAGAGTGGGCGATTTGACGGATTTATTTGGAAAATTGGTTTTGCCTGCGTTTATATTACGATTGCGACAGTGTCAAGAGTCTAAATTGACATctattaaaaaaacacaattaAAAGTCATGATCAGGAAGAAAGATAATGGATTTCTAAACCAGAACACGAGGTTGTATACAAATTAATGCGATTTCTATCCATTTGTATGTTATGAGGTGGTGATCAATAGATCTGTCATTGAGTTTAGATCGCCAACATATGCTGATCACGAAACATCTCAACAGGCACGTGAAATGGGCTCAAGTGATTTCATGATTTCGATAAAATACATGTGTGAATCTCGACTTCACTGACTATCATCGATACCAGGGTGAATCGCGCCTACTATCTAAAAGCGCTTGGTATATATATCGTCACATCAGCGTATATCTAATCCCAACTCTGTTAAAGCCTGTTTCTCGGTATTATGCTGCTGCAGTCACAAGTAGATAAAAGAGGAGGCctattacactccggacgcagtggaccggcccgGCCTTTTCCCGCCGCTTGGGAacagacgatcaggatgacggaatggactgccccgggtaAATACCCCTCCCTCTCTggaagtcccccccccccccgaccaaaaGCTGGCTACACGCCCCTGCGGTCGAGCCCTCACAACAGTGTATTCTCCAGTTATTGACACGCCAGGTGGTTATCACTTCAACCTGGCAAATGCAAAATAAAGTCCATTTCTTTCATCGCTCTCTACGTCAGTtacattcctttgtggtgattATTTGAGACAGTGTGGCTGTTATAAGAAATAAAAACAAGATAGACATTACAAATAAAAgaagttttcttcatgattgtGATATCGCGGTGTTTTGTTGAAGTATATTTTCTTGGTGAGTGGTAAATTTTCTCCCCGAATAATCGTTAGAGAGCCGTGTAATAGTTTTCAAATGTCTTGAGCAAaggcatgccgacttatcggcggtgaatatcagtcatAAAGTCATAAAGTAAATGGATCATGAGTCTGCACGTTCAGCTACAAGTTGGAAACTCGCAACATTGCTAATTTGGATTGTAACCAACATTACCAAAATACTATAAATCGTTTTGTACCCCATGTGGAATCATGCAGTGACAGAATTGTCACGTCCCATTAAATCTCTCGGACACAGGATATCCTCAAATTGACATAGTCTACAACTCAAACACTAATTCATGTTTTATAGTTTCTTAAAGGCCAGATTCGATCGTTCTGAATATGCAATATAAAATTGAATTAGAGAATTTCCAATTCTGAAAATACTCGCTGAACATAAATTTCAAGATTGCTTTTATGTCAACTGATCTTTACAAAAATTCTATACTGGTCAATTTCATCACGTTGGCGCGTTAGGTCACTGTTCTACGGCCATGTTTATCTTACCAGTGGAACAGACAAAATCCTTGAAAACGGACAAACTACACCTTTAAAGGGACTGCACACACCCTATTGGACATGTAGAGACAGAATATTACTTTAAGGACCATTCAGGAAATGTCGAGGAGGTCTATTAATTTTATCAACGGACATTAGAAAAATCACTTTGTAGTTCGTCTTTGGATTGTTTAGGTCAAGTGGTGGATGAGACCAAGATGACACACATCGGACATATCAGAAAGCCTGGCGAATTAAAGTCCTGATCATCTACAACGTAGGCCCTAATGCTCACAGGAACTCCATCATCGAGATTCACAACaaaaatggccgacagtcggccatcttgaatgcgatTCTGTAGATAGATAATGTAGCGATCGCTTTTGTAGCGCTTTCTACTGCTGACCAGGGTccgtctcaaagcgctttaaaAATTGTTAGGCTATCACAGAGGCGCTGATGCCTTCTTTGCTATCAAGGAGTTGCTCATACCTGAGCTGGGGCGAGTAAAGGACAAAGTAGCAATCGATCGAGGTTGAAACCCATGACCGCTGATTGTGAGTTGGACCAAATACGACGGAATTTCTAAATCCTTGACACTTTTCTGAGATATCACAGTTGTCGCATgctttattatcattattttgatgAATAAGA is from Lineus longissimus chromosome 18, tnLinLong1.2, whole genome shotgun sequence and encodes:
- the LOC135502188 gene encoding large ribosomal subunit protein mL40-like, which produces MQQAILQIRRLTLSLTTQVNLQARHLHTQNGPLAFRTSAVLGGEPMKKRKKQDPMIAIQREKKKERKLEKAIKRLEKFGRKLKPIEEIAGDTKLRKEANIRRRDGPVLTFEEAEERALVEKDWCRYKVQMYRDQCWTIAKTQAAQERALDELRKESEELYQKAIQIDSKLIPFKKSGPVDTPPIKDYDCPDGDYTDTTKTY